In a genomic window of Branchiostoma lanceolatum isolate klBraLanc5 chromosome 12, klBraLanc5.hap2, whole genome shotgun sequence:
- the LOC136445701 gene encoding thyroglobulin-like has translation MAVHRALVLLLVCVVPQLVVEGCWPSKPAGRLMTRCEKEQADGPADGVFPMNTFVKQCEADGSYSTVQCGGSRRFCYCAHPDTGVIFKETKTRGQPRSCGNYYILREDTRTPCEKQMYSLNPAMLPGGFIKECEADGSFRKEQRDSAGLWYCVNSETGELYGQTGMSSQIDCDEYEARNDAPAVHVARATPCEKQKFSLDPAMLPGGFIKECEADGSFRKEQRDSAGLWYCVNSETGELYGQTGMRSQIDCVEYEAAVHAETDQNELTPCEEQRNSDNPAMLPGGFIKECEADGSFRKEQRDSAGLWYCVNSETGELYGQTGMRSQIDCVEYEAAVHAETDQDELTPCEKQMDSDNPTMLPGGFIKECEADGSFARTQCDSEGLCYCVNTETGVPYPPGRRGPIDCDAYLAMVHAEADQDERTPCEKQRDSDNPTMLPGGFIKECEADGSFSKLQCDSEGLCYCVNTETGELYGQTGMRGVFDCDEYQAMHDAGENWNHGR, from the exons ATGGCAGTGCACCGTGCTCTCGTTCTACTGTTGGTATGCGTGGTGCCACAACTTGTTGTGGAGGGCTGCTGGCCTAGCAAGCCTGCAGGAC GTCTTATGACTCGCTGTGAGAAGGAGCAAGCCGACGGGCCAGCCGACGGTGTCTTCCCAATGAACACCTTCGTGAAGCAGTGCGAGGCGGACGGGTCATACAGTACCGTGCAGTGCGGGGGATCCAGGCGGTTCTGCTACTGCGCACACCCCGACACCGGGGTGATCTTCAAGGAGACCAAGACTAGAGGGCAACCGCGTAGCTGCGGCAACTATTACATACTGAGAGAAG ACACGCGTACGCCCTGTGAGAAGCAGATGTACTCCCTGAATCCTGCGATGTTACCCGGCGGTTTCATCAAAGAGTGCGAGGCGGATGGATCTTTCCGTAAAGAGCAGCGTGACTCGGCAGGGTTGTGGTACTGCGTCAACTCAGAGACCGGCGAGCTGTACGGACAGACCGGCATGAGTAGTCAGATCGATTGTGACGAATACGAGGCTAGGAACGATGCACCTGCAGTCCATG TAGCCAGGGCCACTCCTTGTGAGAAACAGAAGTTCTCCTTGGATCCTGCGATGTTACCCGGAGGCTTCATCAAAGAGTGCGAGGCGGATGGATCTTTCCGTAAAGAGCAGCGTGACTCGGCAGGGTTGTGGTACTGCGTCAACTCAGAGACCGGCGAGCTGTACGGACAGACCGGGATGAGGAGTCAGATCGACTGTGTCGAGTACGAGGCTGCGGTCCACGCAGAGACAGACCAGA ACGAACTCACCCCGTGTGAAGAACAGAGGAACTCCGATAATCCTGCGATGTTGCCCGGCGGTTTCATCAAAGAGTGCGAGGCGGATGGATCTTTCCGTAAAGAGCAGCGTGACTCGGCAGGGTTGTGGTACTGCGTCAACTCAGAGACCGGCGAGCTGTACGGACAGACCGGCATGAGGAGTCAGATCGACTGTGTCGAGTACGAGGCTGCGGTTCACGCAGAGACAGACCAAG ACGAACTCACCCCGTGTGAGAAACAGATGGACTCAGACAATCCTACGATGTTGCCAGGAGGTTTCATCAAAGAGTGCGAGGCGGATGGATCTTTCGCTAGAACGCAGTGCGACTCCGAAGGGCTGTGCTATTGCGTCAACACAGAGACCGGTGTGCCGTACCCACCCGGTAGGCGGGGGCCGATCGACTGTGACGCGTACTTGGCTATGGTTCACGCAGAGGCAGACCAAG ATGAGCGCACGCCCTGTGAGAAACAGAGGGACTCCGACAATCCTACGATGTTGCCAGGAGGTTTCATCAAAGAGTGCGAGGCGGATGGATCCTTTAGTAAACTGCAGTGCGATTCGGAAGGGTTGTGCTACTGCGTCAATACAGAGACCGGCGAGCTATACGGACAGACCGGGATGAGGGGGGTGTTCGACTGTGACGAGTACCAGGCAATGCATGATGCAGGGGAAAACTGGAACCATGGTCGCTAA